The following coding sequences are from one Nicotiana tomentosiformis chromosome 3, ASM39032v3, whole genome shotgun sequence window:
- the LOC138908431 gene encoding uncharacterized protein, with the protein MGKQKYHSSSWDNLCYPVEEGGLGFRRLVDVSNSLTMKRWWRFRTCKTLWSNFFQAKYCSNSHPVYYNVKPNHSLAWNNFIKIIEKMEELLLWRINSGNSSLWWDNWSELGVIAQIIHLQEPPCNQAVSDVIVNNKWNISNLHLPELLFEQILSISIGNYNSVDLPVWMPNSCGSFTTSSAWNCIR; encoded by the coding sequence ATGGGAAAACAAAAATATCACTCGAGTTCTTGGGATAATTTGTGCTATCCAGTAGAGGAAGGAGGCTTGGGTTTCAGGAGGTTGGTTGATGTTAGTAATAGTTTAACTATGAAAAGGTGGTGGCGATTTAGAACTTGCAAGACGTTGTGGTCTAACTTCTTTCAAGCTAAATATTGCAGCAACTCTCACCCTGTTTACTACAATGTTAAACCAAATCATTCTCTCGCTTGGAATAATTTTATAAAGATCATAGAGAAGATGGAAGAGCTACTACTATGGAGGATCAACTCAGGCAATAGTAGTTTATGGTGGGACAATTGGTCAGAATTGGGTGTTATTGCTCAGATTATCCATTTGCAGGAACCTCCATGCAATCAAGCTGTTAGCGATGTTATCGTTAATAATAAGTGGAATATATCTAATTTACATCTTCCTGAATTATTGTTCGAACAGATATTGTCAATTTCCATTGGTAACTATAACTCTGTTGATCTCCCTGTGTGGATGCCAAATAGTTGTGGTAGCTTTACTACTTCATCGGCTTGGAATTGTATTAGGTAG
- the LOC138908432 gene encoding protein ATAF2-like, with protein sequence MSTLPAARRRIMGVRFHPTDAELINFLKRFLKGETLSSEYPFQHADIYGDRPPWEIFGADSNSEEKVRYFFTRLKKQKSEHTRVRRTCANGTWKGQTGIVPITNGKGTVVGFRRNFKFHCRSKQREHNKIWLEYFVGDDFFRENNIPKEDIVVCRIKKNIREKIVRDDAVSMDEQELAQIIKAMLHGPDDDYCTLQPVTVCQGNETHNEFIENTMLHAEYAPDDYLSGLNYQNSQLLINSDEGNQVTIWGNQNNMMAMLTEDATTNLTTLEQEAYDQLLTAEIEQGHGADHQTNNSEFWEAMNGILEGVNIDVPYDWLHDL encoded by the coding sequence ATGTCGACGCTACCAGCTGCACGCCGGCGTATTATGGGTGTTCGGTTTCACCCAACTGATGCAGAGTTGATCAACTTTCTGAAAAGATTCCTAAAGGGCGAGACTTTGTCGAGTGAATACCCTTTCCAACATGCGGATATTTATGGAGATCGGCCACCATGGGAGATATTTGGAGCTGATTCTAATTCTGAAGAGAAAGTTCGCTATTTTTTTACTCGGTTGAAGAAGCAGAAGAGCGAGCATACAAGGGTTCGTCGAACTTGCGCCAACGGGACATGGAAAGGCCAAACAGGTATTGTTCCTATCACGAATGGTAAGGGAACTGTGGTGGGGTTTAGAAGAAATTTCAAGTTTCATTGTAGAAGTAAACAACGAGAGCATAACAAAATTTGGCTAGAGTATTTCGTCGGGGATGATTTCTTTAGAGAAAATAATATTCCTAAGGAGGATATTGTTGTGTGCCGAATCAAGAAGAATATAAGAGAGAAAATAGTGAGGGATGATGCAGTTTCTATGGATGAACAAGAGCTCGCTCAAATAATCAAAGCTATGTTGCATGGACCTGATGATGACTACTGCACATTGCAACCGGTGACAGTTTGTCAAGGGAACGAGACTCACAATGAGTTCATTGAAAATACAATGTTGCATGCAGAATATGCGCCAGATGATTATTTGAGTGGACTGAATTACCAGAATAGCCAATTGTTGATTAATAGTGATGAAGGAAATCAAGTTACCATATGGGGGAACCAAAATAATATGATGGCCATGCTTACAGAGGATGCAACTACAAATTTGACTACCTTGGAACAAGAAGCATATGATCAACTTTTGACTGCTGAGATTGAGCAAGGCCACGGAGCTGATCATCAGACAAATAACAGCGAATTCTGGGAAGCGATGAATGGAATATTGGAAGGCGTTAATATTGATGTTCCTTATGATTGGTTGCATGATCTCTGA